DNA from Coriobacteriaceae bacterium:
ACGGTGGAGATGGCATTGGAGATGTTGTACTGCGCAAGGGAAATGCCCAGGTCGCTGACGATCAGCGGCTGGAACAGGCTCATGCAGTTGACGAAAATCGTGTAGCACGTGGCCATGATCACGAAGCCGGAGGTCACAACGAGCCAGCCGGGGAAGAACTTACGCTGCTGGGACATACTGCTCCTTATTTAACAAACGAATAGCCGGCGCCGGGCGCCGGTAGTGCCCAAGATTGCCTTGAAAGACAAGGGCATAGGCCTTACGGCCATGCCCGCAGGCTTGAAAGGCAAGGTTGGGTGCTACCGGTGGTCGGCGATATAGCCCAAAGCGACGGCGGTATAGGCCGCGGCGCCGAGAGGAAGCTCGGCATCGTTAAAACGTGCCTTGGGATGGTGCTGGGCAAAGTGTTCGTCCGTGTCGGTTACGGCCGCGCCCACGGTAAAGTACGCACTCGGAATCTCGCTCGAGATAAGCGCAAAGTCCTCACTCGCCATGGCATGGAAAAGCGGCAAGAAAGCCACCTTGGGCAGCACTGCGCCCACGTAGCCAAGCGACGCCTGAGTCATATCGCTGTCGAGTACAAGCGGCGGAACATCCGAAAGCGTCTCGATGGTCGCCGGCGTACGATATGTTGCGGCAACGCCGTTAACGACCTCCGCGATGCGGGTCTTGAGGTGCTCCATGAGCTCAACATCAAAGCCGCGCAGCGTTCCCTCAAGCACGCAGGTGTCGGGGATGACGTTGGCCGCCAAGCCGCCGGCAAACTTACCAACGGTAAGTGCGACTTCCTTGGCCGCCGGCACCTCGCGGGAGATGAGCTCCTGAAGTGCCAGATGCACATGCACGCCGGCCGTGATGGGGTCGATGCAAATCTCGGGGCTCGAGCCATGGCCGCCCTTGCCTTGAAGCGTGATGCGAAAACCGTACACGCCCGAGAGCGCCGGGCTGCCGTAGAGCACCAAACCAAGCGGCGACTGGCTATTGACATGCATGGCAAAGGCGACCTGAGGACGCGGGTTCTGCAGCAGACCGTCGGCGATGGCGGCGCGGGCACCCTCAAAGGTTTCCTCGCCCGGCTGGAACAGCAACTTAACCGTGGCGTTGGCATCAACAAGCTCTG
Protein-coding regions in this window:
- a CDS encoding M20 family metallopeptidase; the protein is MSDLQPQSAPKATAAAQTAIGDGLVAEAQAFADELAAWRHDLHQMPELGNSLPQTSAYIQARLTEMDIPFATLVDGSCVVGLVGAGAAAAQGNGVCTNEQAGTVIMLRGDMDALPVAEESGEPFASTNGCMHACGHDMHATALLGAARMLKAREAELVDANATVKLLFQPGEETFEGARAAIADGLLQNPRPQVAFAMHVNSQSPLGLVLYGSPALSGVYGFRITLQGKGGHGSSPEICIDPITAGVHVHLALQELISREVPAAKEVALTVGKFAGGLAANVIPDTCVLEGTLRGFDVELMEHLKTRIAEVVNGVAATYRTPATIETLSDVPPLVLDSDMTQASLGYVGAVLPKVAFLPLFHAMASEDFALISSEIPSAYFTVGAAVTDTDEHFAQHHPKARFNDAELPLGAAAYTAVALGYIADHR